The following coding sequences are from one Osmia bicornis bicornis chromosome 2, iOsmBic2.1, whole genome shotgun sequence window:
- the LOC114879834 gene encoding SET and MYND domain-containing protein 4-like isoform X2: MEGEEERYRNLCSSETLRSGKKGFFSEFSERVALVAGDRWISKVFARLTNDEDRIRAIFADPKINSVALETLNRTEPLYRAKDAAASRKSRLEGFVAATAAKRTNALLCFSQAVLRAPLTGKCEEVDRGFTLSLALLARAEILVASGQHALAFDDLRFAEELTVPQQFKSELARKKEACEKVIRENEKSLVLRREWTTTESKPLPPLTEGENPGIPGASSLLEMEETVAAGKRAIAAKTIVPGDTLVVEPPIAAALLPDFFGTHCQHCFSRFVAPVGCPNCSGVAFCGRKCRDAAMSTYHKYECKILALLIGSGMSVLSMLALRMVTQNGPNKCTEIRHALTGRTSNEGEDGNARSSTETKPSKSAKRRSRKKKWRDSQRREKLEEEIDLRAYDLVAHEKQRSAKDFFERSLMAAFLLRCLQRVGFFEKPTKDEETPNEEEIGVAALLSKHLQLLQFNAHEVFETRLGTEHWFRGSKPVYLGVAVYPTVARFNHDCYPAVTRYFVGRSIVIRAIRRLQPGDVVAENYGPIFTKRTLKERQNTLAGRYWFRCECTACREDWPLFDGLSNDLVRLRCPTEGCTKVHGTPRDPNKMIKCSSCRREIDLRGSLETVRECETLYARGFAAMDREQAETALQAFLEGADKFHRVAVPPHKDTHLAEIAASVCMADKGNVWSPQNPPV; encoded by the exons ATGGAGGGAGAAGAGGAACGTTACCGAAACCTGTGCTCCTCGGAGACACTGCGATCAGGAAAAAAGGGCTTCTTCAGCGAGTTCAGCGAACGCGTCGCGCTGGTCGCCGGCGACCGATGGATCTCGAAGGTGTTCGCGCGACTGACCAACGACGAGGATCGAATCCGGGCGATCTTCGCGGACCCGAAGATAAACTCCGTGGCGTTGGAGACTTTGAACAGGACGGAGCCCTTGTACAGGGCCAAAGACGCGGCCGCGTCGAGGAAGAGCAGACTGGAGGGCTTCGTGGCCGCGACCGCGGCGAAACGCACCAACGCGCTCTTGTGTTTCAGCCAAGCGGTCCTTCGCGCCCCGCTGACAG GAAAATGCGAGGAGGTCGATCGAGGATTCACTTTGTCGCTCGCGTTACTCGCGAGAGCGGAGATCCTTGTCGCTTCCGGTCAACACGCCCTCGCTTTCGACGACTTGCGTTTCGCCGAGGAGCTGACCGTTCCGCAGCAGTTCAA ATCGGAACTCGCCCGAAAGAAAGAAGCGTGCGAGAAGGTTATACGCGAGAACGAGAAGAGTCTAGTTTTAAGAAGAGAGTGGACGACGACGGAGAGTAAAC CTTTACCACCGTTGACCGAGGGGGAAAATCCGGGGATACCGGGGGCTTCGTCCCTGCTGGAGATGGAGGAGACGGTCGCCGCGGGTAAGAGAGCGATCGCGGCGAAGACGATCGTTCCTGGCGACACGTTGGTGGTCGAGCCTCCAATCGCCGCCGCTCTATTGCCCGATTTCTTCGGCACTCACTGTCAACACTGCTTTTCCAG GTTCGTCGCCCCGGTGGGATGTCCGAACTGTAGCGGCGTGGCTTTCTGCGGGCGAAAGTGCAGAGACGCGGCGATGTCGACCTACCACAAGTACGAGTGCAAGATTCTGGCGCTACTGATAG GCTCGGGCATGAGCGTACTGAGCATGCTTGCCCTGCGAATGGTCACTCAAAACGGTCCGAACAAGTGTACGGAGATCCGACACGCGTTAACGGGTCGAACCTCGAACGAGGGTGAAGATGGGAACGCGCGATCGTCGACGGAGACGAAGCCGAGTAAATCGGCGAAACGGCGCtcgaggaagaaaaaatgGCGAGACTCGCAGCGTAGGGAGAAACTCGAAGAGGAGATCGATTTGAGGGCGTACGACTTGGTGGCGCACGAGAAACAGAGATCGGCTAAAGACTTTTTCGAAAGATCGCTAATGGCTGCGTTTCTGCTTCGATGTTTGCAGAGAGTAGGTTTCTTCGAGAAGCCGACCAAGGACGAAG AGACGCCGAACGAAGAGGAGATCGGAGTGGCCGCGTTGCTCTCGAAGCACCTTCAATTGCTGCAATTCAACGCTCACGAGGTGTTTGAAACGCGGCTGGGAACGGAGCATTGGTTTCGGGGCAGCAAACCCGTGTACCTAGGGGTGGCCGTTTATCCGACGGTCGCTCGTTTCAATCACGACTGTTATCCGGCGGTAACCAG GTATTTCGTAGGTCGATCGATCGTGATTCGAGCGATACGTCGCCTGCAGCCAGGGGACGTGGTCGCCGAGAATTACGGGCCGATATTCACCAAGAGAACTCTGAAGGAGCGTCAGAACACTCTTGCTGGAAGATACTGGTTTCGTTGCGAGTGCACCGCATGTCGCGAAGACTGGCCCCTCTTCGACGGTTTGTCCAACGACCTCGTTAGACTAAG GTGTCCTACCGAGGGATGCACCAAAGTACACGGAACGCCGCGAGATCCGAACAAGATGATCAAGTGCTCCTCGTGTCGACGAGAAATCGATTTACGAGGATCACTCGAAACGGTACGCGAATGCGAAACGCTTTACGCTCGCGGTTTCGCCGCGATGGACCGAGAACAGGCAGAGACCGCTTTGCAGGCGTTCCTCGAAGGAGCGGACAAGTTCCACCGAGTGGCGGTGCCACCCCACAAGGACACTCACCTGGCGGAAATCGCGGCCAGCGTCTGCATGGCCGACAAAGGCAACGTTTGGTCGCCACAGAACCCCCCTGTTTGA
- the LOC114879834 gene encoding SET and MYND domain-containing protein 4-like isoform X1, translated as MDLEGVRATDQRRGSNPGDLRGPEDKLRGVGDFEQDGALVQGQRRGRVEEEQTGGLRGRDRGETHQRALVFQPSGPSRPADRFSIPPPSRTLGDRRSRSFFAFVPGKCEEVDRGFTLSLALLARAEILVASGQHALAFDDLRFAEELTVPQQFKSELARKKEACEKVIRENEKSLVLRREWTTTESKPLPPLTEGENPGIPGASSLLEMEETVAAGKRAIAAKTIVPGDTLVVEPPIAAALLPDFFGTHCQHCFSRFVAPVGCPNCSGVAFCGRKCRDAAMSTYHKYECKILALLIGSGMSVLSMLALRMVTQNGPNKCTEIRHALTGRTSNEGEDGNARSSTETKPSKSAKRRSRKKKWRDSQRREKLEEEIDLRAYDLVAHEKQRSAKDFFERSLMAAFLLRCLQRVGFFEKPTKDEETPNEEEIGVAALLSKHLQLLQFNAHEVFETRLGTEHWFRGSKPVYLGVAVYPTVARFNHDCYPAVTRYFVGRSIVIRAIRRLQPGDVVAENYGPIFTKRTLKERQNTLAGRYWFRCECTACREDWPLFDGLSNDLVRLRSVVPGSYKITNFHLIERHFSPQVSYRGMHQSTRNAARSEQDDQVLLVSTRNRFTRITRNGTRMRNALRSRFRRDGPRTGRDRFAGVPRRSGQVPPSGGATPQGHSPGGNRGQRLHGRQRQRLVATEPPCLIRRYTAIDNNTKRNKCAIEKEKENVADARIIAYLTLDRGEGRGIRDLWRRNKIRRSVREILRFFWHLFFIMHMFREKIKFRI; from the exons ATGGATCTCGAAGGTGTTCGCGCGACTGACCAACGACGAGGATCGAATCCGGGCGATCTTCGCGGACCCGAAGATAAACTCCGTGGCGTTGGAGACTTTGAACAGGACGGAGCCCTTGTACAGGGCCAAAGACGCGGCCGCGTCGAGGAAGAGCAGACTGGAGGGCTTCGTGGCCGCGACCGCGGCGAAACGCACCAACGCGCTCTTGTGTTTCAGCCAAGCGGTCCTTCGCGCCCCGCTGACAGGTTCTCCATTCCTCCACCCTCGAGAACCCTCGGCGATCGTCGCTCACGTTCTTTCTTCGCTTTCGTTCCAGGAAAATGCGAGGAGGTCGATCGAGGATTCACTTTGTCGCTCGCGTTACTCGCGAGAGCGGAGATCCTTGTCGCTTCCGGTCAACACGCCCTCGCTTTCGACGACTTGCGTTTCGCCGAGGAGCTGACCGTTCCGCAGCAGTTCAA ATCGGAACTCGCCCGAAAGAAAGAAGCGTGCGAGAAGGTTATACGCGAGAACGAGAAGAGTCTAGTTTTAAGAAGAGAGTGGACGACGACGGAGAGTAAAC CTTTACCACCGTTGACCGAGGGGGAAAATCCGGGGATACCGGGGGCTTCGTCCCTGCTGGAGATGGAGGAGACGGTCGCCGCGGGTAAGAGAGCGATCGCGGCGAAGACGATCGTTCCTGGCGACACGTTGGTGGTCGAGCCTCCAATCGCCGCCGCTCTATTGCCCGATTTCTTCGGCACTCACTGTCAACACTGCTTTTCCAG GTTCGTCGCCCCGGTGGGATGTCCGAACTGTAGCGGCGTGGCTTTCTGCGGGCGAAAGTGCAGAGACGCGGCGATGTCGACCTACCACAAGTACGAGTGCAAGATTCTGGCGCTACTGATAG GCTCGGGCATGAGCGTACTGAGCATGCTTGCCCTGCGAATGGTCACTCAAAACGGTCCGAACAAGTGTACGGAGATCCGACACGCGTTAACGGGTCGAACCTCGAACGAGGGTGAAGATGGGAACGCGCGATCGTCGACGGAGACGAAGCCGAGTAAATCGGCGAAACGGCGCtcgaggaagaaaaaatgGCGAGACTCGCAGCGTAGGGAGAAACTCGAAGAGGAGATCGATTTGAGGGCGTACGACTTGGTGGCGCACGAGAAACAGAGATCGGCTAAAGACTTTTTCGAAAGATCGCTAATGGCTGCGTTTCTGCTTCGATGTTTGCAGAGAGTAGGTTTCTTCGAGAAGCCGACCAAGGACGAAG AGACGCCGAACGAAGAGGAGATCGGAGTGGCCGCGTTGCTCTCGAAGCACCTTCAATTGCTGCAATTCAACGCTCACGAGGTGTTTGAAACGCGGCTGGGAACGGAGCATTGGTTTCGGGGCAGCAAACCCGTGTACCTAGGGGTGGCCGTTTATCCGACGGTCGCTCGTTTCAATCACGACTGTTATCCGGCGGTAACCAG GTATTTCGTAGGTCGATCGATCGTGATTCGAGCGATACGTCGCCTGCAGCCAGGGGACGTGGTCGCCGAGAATTACGGGCCGATATTCACCAAGAGAACTCTGAAGGAGCGTCAGAACACTCTTGCTGGAAGATACTGGTTTCGTTGCGAGTGCACCGCATGTCGCGAAGACTGGCCCCTCTTCGACGGTTTGTCCAACGACCTCGTTAGACTAAGGTCAGTAGTTCCCGGGTCttacaaaattacaaattttcatcTAATCGAGCGCCATTTTTCTCCGCAGGTGTCCTACCGAGGGATGCACCAAAGTACACGGAACGCCGCGAGATCCGAACAAGATGATCAAGTGCTCCTCGTGTCGACGAGAAATCGATTTACGAGGATCACTCGAAACGGTACGCGAATGCGAAACGCTTTACGCTCGCGGTTTCGCCGCGATGGACCGAGAACAGGCAGAGACCGCTTTGCAGGCGTTCCTCGAAGGAGCGGACAAGTTCCACCGAGTGGCGGTGCCACCCCACAAGGACACTCACCTGGCGGAAATCGCGGCCAGCGTCTGCATGGCCGACAAAGGCAACGTTTGGTCGCCACAGAACCCCCCTGTTTGATTCGGCGATATACAGCGATCGATAACAATACGAAACGTAATAAATGCGCGatagaaaaagagaaggaaaacgTGGCGGATGCTCGGATAATCGCTTACCTGACTTTAGATCGGGGAGAAGGAAGAGGAATACGAGATCTGTGGAGACGTAACAAAATTCGACGTTCGGTTCGTGAGATTTTGCGATTTTTTTggcatttattttttataatgcaCATGTTTcgtgaaaaaattaaattccgTATATGA
- the LOC114879840 gene encoding Y-box-binding protein 1 isoform X1, with protein MADPEKQPEQPKAVQQKLLIAKKVTGTVKWFNVKSGYGFINRNDTKEDVFVHQSAIVKNNPRKAVRSVGDGEVVEFDVVVGDKGHEAANVTGPSGEPVKGSPYAADKRRGHRGLHWYSNQRRGNGRPQRRPREGQEGYDGEGKTGDEANAGDAGGQQRRYRVRRQYDGYYRGARRSGPSAQQQGDNGEAGEQGGEGGGEGGVPRGGGRGRGGPTRRYFRRNFRGGRGGGPPRRPRSQDGQVKSEQKSDAPKDKDAPAAAPAPQESQPVQNTTTESTA; from the exons ATGGCTGACCCGGAAAAACAGCCCGAACAACCAAAGGCTGTCCAGCAGAAGCTGCTCATCG CTAAGAAAGTGACCGGGACTGTGAAGTGGTTCAACGTGAAGAGTGGGTACGGATTCATCAACAG AAACGACACCAAGGAGGATGTGTTCGTGCATCAA TCGGCCATCGTCAAGAATAACCCAAGGAAGGCTGTGCGTAGCGTCGGTGACGGAGAGGTGGTCGAATTCGACGTGGTAGTAGGGGACAAGGGTCATGAAGCGGCCAACGTAACCGGTCCTTCCGGGGAGCCGGTAAAGGGTTCACCCTACGCTGCCGATAAGCGACGCGGACACCGCGGACTTCATTGGTACAGCAACCAGAGACGTGGAAACGGTCGGCCGCAACGTAGACCTCGAGAGGGTCAAGAGGGTTACGATG gcGAAGGCAAGACCGGGGACGAAGCGAACGCAGGAGACGCTGGCGGTCAGCAACGACGTTACAGAGTTCGACGACAGTACGATGGGTATTATCGTGGTGCGCGACGCTCCGGTCCGTCGGCGCAGCAGCAAGGAGACAACGGGGAAGCTGGCGAGCAAGGTGGCGAGGGTGGCGGCGAAGGTGGCGTGCCACGAGGCGGTGGCCGCGGTCGCGGAGGACCAACTCGTCGTTACTTCCGTCGCAATTTCCGTGGAGGAAGAGGCGGCGGACCTCCGCGTCGTCCTCGCAGCCAGGACGGCCAAGTAAAA TCGGAGCAGAAGTCGGATGCACCTAAAGATAAGGATGCACCTGCCGCTGCCCCTGCTCCACAG GAGAGTCAACCGGTCCAGAACACCACCACCGAAAGCACCGCTTAA
- the LOC114879840 gene encoding Y-box-binding protein 1 isoform X2, which yields MADPEKQPEQPKAVQQKLLIAKKVTGTVKWFNVKSGYGFINRNDTKEDVFVHQSAIVKNNPRKAVRSVGDGEVVEFDVVVGDKGHEAANVTGPSGEPVKGSPYAADKRRGHRGLHWYSNQRRGNGRPQRRPREGQEGYDGEGKTGDEANAGDAGGQQRRYRVRRQYDGYYRGARRSGPSAQQQGDNGEAGEQGGEGGGEGGVPRGGGRGRGGPTRRYFRRNFRGGRGGGPPRRPRSQDGQVKESQPVQNTTTESTA from the exons ATGGCTGACCCGGAAAAACAGCCCGAACAACCAAAGGCTGTCCAGCAGAAGCTGCTCATCG CTAAGAAAGTGACCGGGACTGTGAAGTGGTTCAACGTGAAGAGTGGGTACGGATTCATCAACAG AAACGACACCAAGGAGGATGTGTTCGTGCATCAA TCGGCCATCGTCAAGAATAACCCAAGGAAGGCTGTGCGTAGCGTCGGTGACGGAGAGGTGGTCGAATTCGACGTGGTAGTAGGGGACAAGGGTCATGAAGCGGCCAACGTAACCGGTCCTTCCGGGGAGCCGGTAAAGGGTTCACCCTACGCTGCCGATAAGCGACGCGGACACCGCGGACTTCATTGGTACAGCAACCAGAGACGTGGAAACGGTCGGCCGCAACGTAGACCTCGAGAGGGTCAAGAGGGTTACGATG gcGAAGGCAAGACCGGGGACGAAGCGAACGCAGGAGACGCTGGCGGTCAGCAACGACGTTACAGAGTTCGACGACAGTACGATGGGTATTATCGTGGTGCGCGACGCTCCGGTCCGTCGGCGCAGCAGCAAGGAGACAACGGGGAAGCTGGCGAGCAAGGTGGCGAGGGTGGCGGCGAAGGTGGCGTGCCACGAGGCGGTGGCCGCGGTCGCGGAGGACCAACTCGTCGTTACTTCCGTCGCAATTTCCGTGGAGGAAGAGGCGGCGGACCTCCGCGTCGTCCTCGCAGCCAGGACGGCCAAGTAAAA GAGAGTCAACCGGTCCAGAACACCACCACCGAAAGCACCGCTTAA